Proteins encoded together in one Phycisphaerae bacterium window:
- a CDS encoding ATP-dependent Clp protease adaptor ClpS: MSDKPEQQPIDPNAVSESGTALAPAKRAAPPERKPKKLPPYKVLLHNDEVNSFDHVISAIMRLVGSTFEDATVKALEAHEKGVALITVTHQERAELFAEQFASLSLTVTIEPA; encoded by the coding sequence ATGAGCGACAAGCCTGAACAGCAGCCAATCGACCCCAATGCGGTGAGTGAATCCGGTACGGCGCTGGCCCCGGCCAAGCGTGCGGCACCGCCCGAGCGCAAGCCCAAGAAGCTTCCGCCCTACAAAGTGCTCCTGCACAACGACGAAGTGAACTCGTTCGATCACGTAATCAGCGCGATCATGCGACTTGTTGGTTCGACTTTTGAAGACGCCACGGTCAAGGCACTAGAGGCTCACGAAAAAGGTGTAGCCCTGATCACGGTCACCCACCAGGAGCGGGCCGAGCTCTTTGCAGAGCAATTCGCTTCCCTCAGCCTTACCGTCACCATCGAACCCGCCTAG
- a CDS encoding CPBP family intramembrane metalloprotease, with amino-acid sequence MALRKVLRPVRDRPVLPPRPRSIDEIVVALGFSAYVLAGAGFNYLSTRFESDTDPRLAQLAAGTATQALAAIVCLLLVSFRAKVTQRTFWLGARHAPRAPARITALATLFALGLCPLVLMLTLEALIRLVPGYEPTMHPTLTALSRGTLPTGAVMLLWVGAAVVAPIAEEVFFRGILQTAALNVTRSRRFAVITASAVFAAVHFDQVHALPALFFLGLILGTAYETTGALIVPVTIHVAFNLRTLIWQALGAGS; translated from the coding sequence ATGGCCTTGCGGAAGGTCTTGCGACCAGTTCGCGATCGGCCGGTGCTCCCTCCCCGCCCACGTTCCATCGACGAGATCGTCGTCGCCCTGGGATTCTCCGCCTACGTACTGGCCGGCGCCGGCTTCAACTATTTGAGCACCCGGTTTGAAAGCGACACTGATCCGCGGCTTGCCCAGCTTGCAGCCGGCACGGCCACCCAGGCGCTTGCCGCCATCGTGTGCCTTCTCCTCGTCTCCTTTCGCGCAAAAGTAACCCAGAGGACCTTCTGGCTGGGAGCCCGCCACGCACCACGCGCTCCCGCGCGAATCACCGCCCTGGCCACGCTGTTTGCCCTCGGATTGTGTCCCCTTGTCCTGATGCTGACACTGGAGGCCCTCATCCGTCTTGTGCCCGGCTACGAACCCACCATGCATCCTACGCTTACGGCTCTATCACGAGGCACGCTGCCCACCGGCGCGGTCATGCTGCTCTGGGTGGGCGCCGCCGTCGTCGCTCCGATTGCCGAGGAGGTATTCTTCCGGGGGATTCTCCAGACAGCCGCGCTCAATGTCACGCGCTCCCGCCGCTTCGCGGTAATCACCGCTTCTGCGGTCTTCGCCGCCGTGCATTTCGATCAGGTACACGCCCTGCCCGCGCTGTTCTTTCTCGGGCTGATCCTGGGAACGGCCTACGAGACCACCGGCGCGCTCATCGTTCCCGTCACGATTCACGTGGCGTTCAATCTTCGAACGCTGATATGGCAGGCCTTAGGGGCGGGTTCGTGA
- a CDS encoding DoxX family protein, with amino-acid sequence MGASVSMIRRIDRTGVPLLAARLVVGGLFIWMGYKKILDPIEFLKLIRMYGMVPEEPAFYLNSIAVVLPWLEVVAGAALLLGVFVRGAGAVIAGMLAVFTPVIFVRAMQMVSAEGTPFMQVAFDCGCGSGEVIIWKKLLSNTGLLLLSLVPIFSNSRLLCLSALFSRRGLPEHNAEADRLGHRRERNAESRSNRVTAS; translated from the coding sequence GTGGGCGCGTCAGTTTCGATGATCCGCCGGATTGACCGAACAGGTGTGCCGCTGCTGGCCGCAAGGCTCGTGGTCGGTGGCCTCTTCATCTGGATGGGCTACAAGAAGATTCTGGACCCCATCGAGTTTCTCAAGCTCATTCGCATGTACGGCATGGTTCCCGAAGAGCCTGCCTTCTACCTGAACAGTATTGCCGTTGTTCTGCCCTGGTTGGAAGTGGTCGCCGGGGCGGCGCTGCTTCTTGGTGTATTCGTTCGCGGAGCAGGTGCGGTTATTGCGGGGATGCTCGCAGTGTTCACGCCGGTCATATTCGTCCGCGCCATGCAGATGGTCTCGGCCGAAGGCACTCCGTTCATGCAAGTCGCATTTGACTGCGGCTGCGGTTCGGGCGAAGTGATCATCTGGAAGAAGCTGCTCAGCAATACGGGCCTTCTCTTGCTGTCGCTGGTGCCGATTTTCTCCAATTCGCGGTTGCTCTGCCTTTCGGCTCTGTTCTCCCGGCGCGGCCTGCCCGAACATAATGCCGAGGCAGACCGATTGGGTCATCGTCGGGAACGCAACGCCGAGTCGCGGAGCAATCGCGTCACCGCTTCCTGA
- a CDS encoding rhodanese-like domain-containing protein, which produces MTRIRTTLIEVIVLLAIGAGLAFAGNAVRSSKSLQLSRNYFDRGTERVNEMLRQRMQDRAGTVSAAAGTPSESETGEHPGPSAEFAFADLAQPDAKPKTTDSDDGSGPAGSEPSVAARPAPVEAAAPAPATASKKIEHPYQEIDFEGVVEAISDPKYAQGLYVLVDARAMDEYEQGHIPGAIQADHYELENYIGILSQRALPADKVIVYCNGGDCEDSAYMCRDLLELGMEYDRLYLYAGGWHEWEARADSSLIATGSGG; this is translated from the coding sequence ATGACCAGAATCCGAACGACGCTAATCGAGGTGATCGTGCTTCTCGCGATCGGGGCGGGTTTGGCTTTCGCGGGAAACGCGGTGCGGTCAAGCAAGTCCCTTCAGCTTTCCCGGAACTACTTCGATCGCGGCACTGAGCGGGTCAATGAGATGCTCCGCCAGCGCATGCAGGACCGGGCAGGCACGGTGTCGGCGGCCGCGGGTACCCCCTCCGAGAGCGAGACGGGGGAGCACCCCGGGCCATCGGCTGAATTCGCTTTCGCCGACCTTGCCCAGCCAGACGCCAAGCCGAAAACCACCGATTCCGATGACGGTTCCGGGCCAGCTGGTTCCGAGCCGAGTGTCGCGGCGCGTCCGGCTCCCGTGGAAGCGGCGGCGCCAGCACCCGCCACTGCATCGAAGAAGATCGAGCATCCCTATCAGGAGATCGACTTCGAGGGCGTGGTTGAAGCAATCTCCGATCCGAAATATGCACAGGGACTGTACGTGCTCGTCGATGCGCGAGCCATGGATGAGTACGAGCAAGGCCACATTCCCGGGGCGATCCAGGCAGACCATTACGAGCTCGAAAATTACATTGGTATCCTCAGTCAGCGCGCCCTTCCGGCCGACAAGGTCATCGTTTACTGCAACGGCGGAGACTGCGAGGACAGCGCTTACATGTGTCGGGATCTGCTCGAGCTCGGCATGGAATATGACAGGCTCTACCTTTACGCCGGTGGCTGGCACGAATGGGAGGCGCGGGCGGATAGCAGCCTGATCGCAACAGGGAGTGGGGGTTAA
- a CDS encoding alanine--glyoxylate aminotransferase family protein, with protein MKKIRLFTPGPTMVPEDVMLEMARPMEHHRTAYYRDLHKELHGYMQYLFQTKATCLTFTGSGTSAAEAAIVGCCPPGHKALVIRNGKFAERWAKVCATFGIEHTTVDLEYGHGGKPEHVKKAMDADPKIDTVIVVHSETSATALTDVEGIAKITRDRGALLIVDGITAVGTIPVKMDEWGVDVYVTGSQKALMLPPGLALAAVNDKAWKRIDSGKMPTLYNDLKAYRKSLETWDAPFTPNVALVRGLMFILKKVKEVGLEHIWAETAMLAKGMRAATEALGLKLFAADPVDSVTAIAVPAGLDEAKLRKTIRAKYGFQIAGGQGDMQGKIFRFSHMGWVDAFDTLGAISAFEMCLAEQNFSFKQGAGVAAAQAVFAEGYKKLA; from the coding sequence ATGAAGAAGATTCGCCTGTTCACGCCCGGTCCCACGATGGTTCCCGAAGATGTCATGCTGGAGATGGCCCGCCCGATGGAGCACCATCGCACGGCCTACTACCGCGACCTGCACAAGGAGCTGCACGGCTACATGCAGTACCTGTTCCAGACCAAGGCGACCTGCCTGACCTTTACGGGCAGTGGGACCTCGGCGGCCGAGGCGGCGATCGTGGGTTGCTGCCCGCCGGGTCACAAGGCGCTGGTCATCCGCAACGGCAAGTTCGCGGAGCGCTGGGCCAAGGTGTGCGCGACCTTCGGCATCGAGCACACGACCGTCGACCTCGAGTACGGCCACGGCGGCAAGCCCGAACATGTCAAGAAGGCAATGGACGCCGACCCCAAGATCGACACGGTCATCGTGGTTCACAGCGAGACCTCGGCCACGGCGCTGACCGACGTCGAAGGCATTGCCAAGATCACCCGCGATCGCGGAGCGCTACTCATTGTCGATGGCATTACCGCAGTCGGCACGATCCCCGTGAAAATGGACGAATGGGGCGTAGACGTGTACGTAACCGGTTCACAGAAGGCACTGATGCTCCCGCCGGGACTGGCTCTGGCAGCCGTCAACGACAAGGCCTGGAAACGGATCGACTCCGGCAAGATGCCCACGCTTTACAATGACCTCAAGGCCTACCGGAAATCCCTGGAAACCTGGGATGCTCCCTTTACGCCGAACGTCGCCCTTGTTCGTGGGCTCATGTTCATTCTCAAAAAGGTCAAGGAAGTCGGACTCGAGCATATCTGGGCGGAGACGGCCATGCTCGCCAAGGGCATGCGCGCCGCGACGGAGGCGCTGGGCCTGAAGCTCTTTGCCGCCGACCCGGTGGATTCGGTCACAGCCATCGCCGTCCCCGCAGGACTCGACGAGGCCAAGCTCCGCAAGACCATCCGTGCCAAGTACGGATTCCAGATCGCGGGCGGTCAGGGCGATATGCAGGGCAAGATCTTCCGCTTCTCCCACATGGGCTGGGTGGACGCGTTCGACACGCTCGGCGCCATCTCCGCATTCGAAATGTGCCTCGCGGAGCAGAATTTCTCCTTCAAGCAAGGCGCGGGTGTCGCCGCGGCCCAGGCCGTGTTTGCAGAGGGATACAAGAAGCTGGCGTAA